A portion of the Oryzias melastigma strain HK-1 linkage group LG1, ASM292280v2, whole genome shotgun sequence genome contains these proteins:
- the sclt1 gene encoding sodium channel and clathrin linker 1 isoform X1 — MEAELSFLRDQVRRLNSSLRQYQDGLHPQSTSSQVEEAHRTESSAPWLTDRSLMAPLIAEYDQHIADMTERLQKYQEQLTNLKVQLERVVKENERLHAELREAVEKQLHSLPVASGGSGGTMEEDDIIRNLQEQVQLSEQERIKATELWQTADQELDRLQQLHQQTLSDKEALDAERRQLKDQLVQFQQHSHKLQVANQKLESTSQQLLKTVAEQSSEMEELHGQLRKAKAELRTATAKVEEMTKLLQNLQEQIQRREEDLIEAQSRESAADRRLQQLQGTLGQLETRLKAASQEAEAVHREQSVWERKVRELQARCSTLDQEKHEALSKVRENIQLTEEAALQKEQALLREKQKTEELEKTKEAFKLFVQEAAVKTRKEVENARKQSNVRIHRMMEELSVLQLECADKQSQIERSLRERKAVEEELERVYKEGRAEPELQKIDALHQRCLDAERLKDDTLLTLQTTQNKFKKMEMEYTEELSRCQEEVRRLQSSLAATRNNSVSVSEERLQLQHENLQLRREMEELRKTAMMVQKKAKQEVSQMEHEYSVKEQGLEARVRELEESSRSSSADLTRVLAAQQKSAQRWKEETKNLVQAFEAKITGLKSELSRQKQRSRELQVQLERDHETILEYEKQLAEHQEKASRLQRRLTQAEQKAATAVQQLGILTAQRRKTARIETEAP; from the exons GTTGAAGAAGCTCATCGGACCGAGAGTTCTGCCCCTTGGCTCACAGACAGAAG CCTGATGGCTCCTCTCATAGCCGAGTATGATCAACACATCGCTGACATGACGGAGCGCCTGCAGAAATACCAG GAGCAGCTAACAAACCTCAAAGTGCAGCTGGAGAGGGTGGTGAAGGAAAACGAAAG GTTGCATGCGGAGCTCAGAGAGGCGGTGGAGAAGCAGCTCCATTCTTTGCCCGTGGCTTCAGGGGGGAGCGGCGGCACAATGGAGGAGGATGACATCATCAGGAACCTCCAGGAACAGGTTCAGCTGTCTGAGCAG GAGCGGATAAAGGCCACGGAGCTGTGGCAGACAGCCGACCAGGAGCTGGAccgcctgcagcagctccaccagCAGACCCTCTCTGACAAGGAGGCCCTGGATGCTGAGAGACGGCAGCTGAAG GATCAGCTTGTTCAGTTCCAGCAGCACTCTCACAAACTCCAAGTGGCCAATCAGAAGCTGGAATCA ACCAGCCAGCAGCTCCTGAAGACGGTGGCGGAGCAAAGCTCGGAAATGGAGGAGCTCCACGGCCAGCTCAG GAAAGCTAAAGCAGAACTGAGGACCGCCACGGCCAAAGTGGAGGAGATGACCAAGCTGCTGCAGAATCTGCAGGAACAAATCCAGAGACGG GAGGAAGATCTGATAGAAGCTCAGAGCCGTGAGAGCGCGGCAGACAGACGGCTCCAGCAGCTTCAGGGAACTTTGGGCCAACTAGAAACCAG GCTAAAAGCTGCCTCCCAGGAGGCAGAGGCGGTTCACAGAGAGCAAAGTGTGTGGGAGAGGAAGGTGAGGGAACTCCAGGCCCGCTGCAGCACTCTAGACCAGGAGAAGCACGAAGCTCTGTCCAAAGTCCGAGAGAACATCCAGCTGACGGAGGAGGCCGCGCTGCAGAAGGAGCAG GCTCTTCTGAGAGAGAAACAGAagacagaggagctggagaagacCAAGGAGGCCTTCAAGCTCTTCGTCCAGGAGGCTGCAGTCAAAACCAGGAAGGAG GTGGAAAACGCACGCAAGCAGTCCAACGTCCGGATCCATCGAATGATGGAGGAACTGTCCGTCCTGCAGTtg GAGTGTGCAGACAAACAGTCTCAGATTGAGCGGTCCCTGCGCGAGAGGAAAgctgtggaggaggagcttgAAAGG GTTTATAAGGAGGGTAGGGCAGAGCCTGAGCTCCAGAAGATTGATGCCCTCCATCAGAGGTGTCTAGATGCAGAGAGATTAAAGGACGACACACTGCTCACTCTCCAAACCACCCAGAACAAGTTCAAGAAAATGGAGATGGA ATACACCGAGGAGCTGTCTCGGTGCCAGGAGGAGGTGCGGCGGCTGCAGAGCTCTCTGGCTGCAACTCGCAACAACAGCGTCTCAGTCAGCGAAGagcggctgcagctgcagcacgAGAACTTGCAGCTGCGCAGAGAGATGGAGGAGCTGCGCAAAACCGCCATGATGGTTCAGAAGAAAGCCAAACAGGAG GTTTCACAGATGGAGCACGAGTACAGCGTGAAGGAGCAGGGACTGGAGGCGAGGGTGAGGGAGCTGGAGGAAAGCAGCCGAAGCTCCAGCGCCGACCTGACCAGGGTCCTTGCGGCGCAGCAGAAAAGTGCTCAGCGGTGGAAGGAAGAGACCAAGAATCTGGTGCAGGCCTTTGAAGCCAAAATCACAGGCCTCAA ATCTGAGCTGAGCCGGCAGAAGCAACGCTCTCGAGAGCTCCAAGTACAGCTGGAAAGAGATCATGAAACAATTTTGGAG TATGAGAAGCAGCTGGCGGAGCATCAGGAGAAAGCCAGCCGTCTCCAGAGAAGACTAACACAGGCCGAACAGAAGGCGgctactgctgtgcagcag ctggGAATTTTGACCGCTCAACGCAGGAAAACGGCCAGAATAGAAACAGAAGCACCTTAA
- the sclt1 gene encoding sodium channel and clathrin linker 1 isoform X2 has product MEAELSFLRDQVRRLNSSLRQYQDGLHPQSTSSQVEEAHRTESSAPWLTDRSLMAPLIAEYDQHIADMTERLQKYQEQLTNLKVQLERVVKENERLHAELREAVEKQLHSLPVASGGSGGTMEEDDIIRNLQEQVQLSEQERIKATELWQTADQELDRLQQLHQQTLSDKEALDAERRQLKDQLVQFQQHSHKLQVANQKLESTSQQLLKTVAEQSSEMEELHGQLRKAKAELRTATAKVEEMTKLLQNLQEQIQRREEDLIEAQSRESAADRRLQQLQGTLGQLETRLKAASQEAEAVHREQSVWERKVRELQARCSTLDQEKHEALSKVRENIQLTEEAALQKEQALLREKQKTEELEKTKEAFKLFVQEAAVKTRKEVENARKQSNVRIHRMMEELSVLQLECADKQSQIERSLRERKAVEEELERVYKEGRAEPELQKIDALHQRCLDAERLKDDTLLTLQTTQNKFKKMEMEYTEELSRCQEEVRRLQSSLAATRNNSVSVSEERLQLQHENLQLRREMEELRKTAMMVQKKAKQELTKSAGEESMNEDKQTEGPGIALTVVMHQWGVVTPPAFCHGGYTFSPFLNKPFIPSRN; this is encoded by the exons GTTGAAGAAGCTCATCGGACCGAGAGTTCTGCCCCTTGGCTCACAGACAGAAG CCTGATGGCTCCTCTCATAGCCGAGTATGATCAACACATCGCTGACATGACGGAGCGCCTGCAGAAATACCAG GAGCAGCTAACAAACCTCAAAGTGCAGCTGGAGAGGGTGGTGAAGGAAAACGAAAG GTTGCATGCGGAGCTCAGAGAGGCGGTGGAGAAGCAGCTCCATTCTTTGCCCGTGGCTTCAGGGGGGAGCGGCGGCACAATGGAGGAGGATGACATCATCAGGAACCTCCAGGAACAGGTTCAGCTGTCTGAGCAG GAGCGGATAAAGGCCACGGAGCTGTGGCAGACAGCCGACCAGGAGCTGGAccgcctgcagcagctccaccagCAGACCCTCTCTGACAAGGAGGCCCTGGATGCTGAGAGACGGCAGCTGAAG GATCAGCTTGTTCAGTTCCAGCAGCACTCTCACAAACTCCAAGTGGCCAATCAGAAGCTGGAATCA ACCAGCCAGCAGCTCCTGAAGACGGTGGCGGAGCAAAGCTCGGAAATGGAGGAGCTCCACGGCCAGCTCAG GAAAGCTAAAGCAGAACTGAGGACCGCCACGGCCAAAGTGGAGGAGATGACCAAGCTGCTGCAGAATCTGCAGGAACAAATCCAGAGACGG GAGGAAGATCTGATAGAAGCTCAGAGCCGTGAGAGCGCGGCAGACAGACGGCTCCAGCAGCTTCAGGGAACTTTGGGCCAACTAGAAACCAG GCTAAAAGCTGCCTCCCAGGAGGCAGAGGCGGTTCACAGAGAGCAAAGTGTGTGGGAGAGGAAGGTGAGGGAACTCCAGGCCCGCTGCAGCACTCTAGACCAGGAGAAGCACGAAGCTCTGTCCAAAGTCCGAGAGAACATCCAGCTGACGGAGGAGGCCGCGCTGCAGAAGGAGCAG GCTCTTCTGAGAGAGAAACAGAagacagaggagctggagaagacCAAGGAGGCCTTCAAGCTCTTCGTCCAGGAGGCTGCAGTCAAAACCAGGAAGGAG GTGGAAAACGCACGCAAGCAGTCCAACGTCCGGATCCATCGAATGATGGAGGAACTGTCCGTCCTGCAGTtg GAGTGTGCAGACAAACAGTCTCAGATTGAGCGGTCCCTGCGCGAGAGGAAAgctgtggaggaggagcttgAAAGG GTTTATAAGGAGGGTAGGGCAGAGCCTGAGCTCCAGAAGATTGATGCCCTCCATCAGAGGTGTCTAGATGCAGAGAGATTAAAGGACGACACACTGCTCACTCTCCAAACCACCCAGAACAAGTTCAAGAAAATGGAGATGGA ATACACCGAGGAGCTGTCTCGGTGCCAGGAGGAGGTGCGGCGGCTGCAGAGCTCTCTGGCTGCAACTCGCAACAACAGCGTCTCAGTCAGCGAAGagcggctgcagctgcagcacgAGAACTTGCAGCTGCGCAGAGAGATGGAGGAGCTGCGCAAAACCGCCATGATGGTTCAGAAGAAAGCCAAACAGGAG cTGACCAAAAGTGCAGGAGAAGAGAGCATGAATGAGGACAAACAAACTGAAGGCCCTGGCATAGCGCTTACAGTCGTGATGCATCAGTGGGGCGTGGTCACACCACCCGCTTTCTGCCATGGTGGTTATactttttcaccatttttaaacaaaccgtTCATCCCCAGCAGGAATTAG